In Oryza sativa Japonica Group chromosome 2, ASM3414082v1, the following are encoded in one genomic region:
- the LOC4329355 gene encoding MACPF domain-containing protein At4g24290 — translation MEVGERAAMALGAGFDLTSDFRLKFAKEGRLVELDEAGARDVPVPGGGVGGGAAAVLRGVPRDVGVDKGDRIRFRSDVLEFNQMSELLNQKSSVQGKVPSGYFNTLFDLSGAWMTDAKETKHLAFDGYFISLYKLHLKTSPLVLRDEVRSAVPPKWDPAALSRFIKTYGTHIIVEMAVGGQDVICVKQSPSSTISSADLKLHLEDLGDFLFSDGRNHSPIHRKTRDGKSKVPDVFVRMEQQPNNLHLSSYSESSTKDGLTITCSKRGGDASIASHSKWLQTVPRVPDAIMFKFVPITSLLTGIPGSGYLSHAINLYLRYKPDPEDLQHFLEFQVPLQWAPLFNELILGPQKRKGSYPSLQFRFLGPKLQVSTSQVSSSHKPVVGLRLYLEGRKCNRLAIHVQHLSSAPSMLGDSLSSSMSEWRESEEVGAGYIEPIQWKSYSCVCTSKVDYNPEWLKRVPGGRGVFVVTGAQLVTKGTWSRKVLHLRLHYTHVPGCAIQRTEWAAAPAASQRGSFLTTISTTLSSPFTQLQAAAAPAAPPRNEPAPAALLNSGVYPDGPPVPLQSRKLLKFVDMSEVVKGPHDVPGHWLVTAAKLVKDGGKIGLNVKFALLNYDGTQPATATMAGGDQGHGLLN, via the exons atggaggtgggggagagggcggcgatggcgctggGAGCGGGGTTCGACCTCACGTCGGACTTCAGGCTCAAGTTCGCCAAGGAAGGGCGGCTGGTGGAGCTCGACGAGGCCGGGGCCAGGGACGTGCCCGTGCcgggtggcggcgtcggcggcggcgcggcggcggtgctacgCGGGGTGCCGCGCGACGTCGGCGTCGACAAGGGCGACCGCATCCGCTTCCGCTCCGACGTCCTCGAGTTCAACCAG ATGTCCGAGTTACTTAATCAGAAATCTTCAGTCCAAGGGAAGGTGCCTTCAGGCTATTTTAACACTCTTTTCGATTTAAGTGGAGCTTGGATGACAGATGCTAAAGAGACTAAACATCTAGCATTTGATGGATATTTCATCTCGTTGTACAAGTTGCACCTAAAAACTTCTCCATTGGTTCTTCGAGATGAAGTTAGAAGTGCTGTTCCACCGAAATGGGACCCTGCAGCACTATCACG GTTTATCAAAACTTATGGGACACACATAATTGTTGAAATGGCAGTTGGGGGTCAGGATGTCATTTGTGTTAAGCAAAGTCCTTCTTCAACCATTTCATCAGCGGACCTAAAGCTACACCTGGAAGATCTTGGTGATTTCCTGTTTTCTGATGGGAGGAATCATTCCCCGATACATCGCAAGACCAGGGATGGCAAGAGCAAG GTGCCTGATGTTTTTGTCAGGATGGAACAGCAGCCTAATAACCTACATCTTTCTAGCTACTCAGAATCATCAACCAAAGAT GGCCTGACAATTACATGCTCGAAAAGAGGTGGAGATGCCTCTATAGCCAGCCATTCCAAATGGTTACAAACCGTTCCAAGGGTTCCTGATGCTATAATGTTTAAATTTGTTCCTATCACCTCTCTTCTTACCGGCATTCCTGGTAGTGGTTACCTCAGCCATGCCATTAATTTGTATCTTCGCT ATAAACCTGATCCTGAAGACTTGCAACATTTCTTGGAGTTTCAAGTGCCCCTACAATGGGCGCCTTTGTTCAACGAGCTTATCCTTGGGCCTCAAAAGAGAAAAGGCTCCTATCCTTCATTGCAGTTCAGATTTCTTGGTCCCAAACTTCAAGTTAGCACTTCTCAG GTATCTAGTTCTCATAAGCCTGTAGTAGGCTTACGGTTATACCTGGAGGGGAGGAAGTGCAACCGGCTGGCCATCCACGTCCAGCACCTGTCCAGCGCCCCCAGCATGCTCGGGGACTCGCTGTCGTCGTCCATGTCGGAGTGGCGCGAGTCGGAGGAGGTGGGCGCCGGGTACATCGAGCCCATCCAGTGGAAGAGCTACTCCTGCGTCTGCACGTCCAAGGTGGACTACAACCCGGAGTGGCTCAAGCGCGtccccggcggccgcggcgtgtTCGTCGTCACCGGCGCGCAGCTGGTGACCAAGGGGACGTGGTCGAGGAAGGTGCTCCACCTCCGGCTGCACTACACGCACGTCCCCGGGTGCGCCATCCAGCGCAcggagtgggcggcggcgcccgcggcgtCGCAGCGGGGGAGCTTCCTGACGACGATCAGCACGACGCTGAGCTCGCCGTTCACGCAGctgcaggccgccgccgcgccggcggcgccgccgaggaacGAGCCGGCGCCCGCGGCGCTGCTCAACTCCGGCGTGTACCCGGACGGTCCGCCCGTGCCGCTCCAGTCGAGGAAGCTGCTCAAGTTCGTCGACATGTCGGAGGTGGTGAAGGGCCCCCACGACGTGCCGGGGCACTGGCTGGTCACCGCCGCCAAGCTCGTCAAGGACGGCGGCAAGATCGGGCTCAACGTCAAGTTCGCGCTGCTCAACTACGACGGCAcgcagccggcgacggcgacgatggccgGTGGTGATCAAGGGCATGGGCTGCTGAATTGa